From the genome of Vicia villosa cultivar HV-30 ecotype Madison, WI linkage group LG2, Vvil1.0, whole genome shotgun sequence, one region includes:
- the LOC131652765 gene encoding uncharacterized protein LOC131652765, whose product MYGFGREKWKHNRHMWPVPSNATTVVTVSSPSQFICKDGRKIRVGDCALFKPPQDSPPFIGIIRKLTFDKEESPTLEVNWFYRPADLNLSKGIVLEAAPNEVFYSFHKDEIHAASLLHPCKVAFLRKGVELPSGISAFVCRRVYDIDNNCLRWLTDKDYINEQQEEVYQLLDKTKLEMHGAVQSGGRSPKPLNGPTSTQSLKSSSDNIQNSSSFGVQGKGKKRERGDQGSDSSKKERLFKVEDGDSGHFRPESMLRSEIAKITDNKGGLVDSDGVKRLVQLMQPDSADKKIDLAGRIMLVDVISLTERYDCLCWFVQIRGLPVLDEWLQEVHKGKIGDGNVDKSEEFLLALLRALDNLPVNLHALQTCNVGKSVNNLRSHKNSEIQRKARTLVDTWKKRVEAEMNMTDTKTGSTRAVSWPAKPAPSDVSHSGNRKTGGSSENVAKSSAIQPSTSKNSQSKLNSGEVASKFSSSPGSTKSATASVCSNSKDQNVKLVVCATSDLPLTPIKEERSSSSSQSQNNSRSCSTEHAKAFGSCREDAKSSTAVSMGVNKVPGGASRSRKSSNGVHGAGVAVVQKDHNSVKNSARNSPSDKVSPSRMSHEKPPDQPLTDQGHNQRLILRLPNTGRSPSRGASGGAFEEAAFACGKTSPPADNKKENQDRRVKAKIDCLQTHVSNVINDASNANDTTGCDEAKGSPSVGERCRVNDDGDKAAEIPKTCSSTGFVSRSGQTYDASLSPMNALVESCVKFSEASTSVSPGDDGMNLLASVAAGEMSRSENVSPLPSPERKSPAADELSSENDSKLRHSLEGVARTLGQSDGGVTGEHTRNTVEPVQFKKDSRHPVMTIPHDFSDGEAVSSSRLEKTGDSKTQINFSTTDAIQNAEVPCLRPDTKGETSETVFPGRKETHAEVEGAERFQEQRESGAQWAKNCSSSSSKLKSGTSSFDDDQKISNMVGGIAEHEKMLVSETVASGMNENDQGKRSPELSSGADSKTQIGADKVTGIVMPVQKGSPVTDNCESIDIKRESPSSGNALTVARDENDNRVMPVDIKPDVKRMDLDSAVADDVNERSEENFGRKEVIGSGSLAHPDLPIPVKENEDPKPCDSNLERKKSVVAEELIAGNANPSPIASTSDAAVKLDFDLNEGYPVEDVGQGDIVRPEEPISSSAVHVPCPLPFPIPSLSGAFHASITVASAAKGPVVPPENPLRSKGELGWKGSAATSAFRPAEPRKNAEMLSNTVDIPSVDTTSVKQDRAPLDFDLNVADEISFEDVAYRGSLESGTHDRSSVGFDLDLNRLDETPEAGSFSMGKMDIPLPSKQPSLSSGLSNGGSVSRDFDLNNGPGLDEVSTEVPTRTLQMKSTIPFSSSVHGTRTNNAEFGNYSSWFPPGNSYSAITVPPILTGRGEQSYVGGSGTQRIIGSTGSTPFSPEIYRGPVLSSSPAVAYPPSTPFPYPGFPFETNFPLSSNAFSGCSTPFMDSTNVPGLCFPTMPSQPIGPGGVVSSTYPRPYVMSLPGGTSNVIPDSRKWGSQSLDLNSGPGVTDTERRDDRLPSGLRQMPVPSQQQALMEDHLKMFQMAGALKRKEPDGGWDGTDRFSYKHPSWQ is encoded by the exons ATGTATGGGTTCGGTCGTGAGAAGTGGAAACACAATCGGCACATGTGGCCTGTACCTTCTAACGCGACCACTGTAGTCACCGTTTCTTCACCGTCGCAATTTATATGCAAA GATGGACGCAAGATTCGTGTTGGTGACTGTGCACTTTTCAAACCACCCCAGGACTCCCCTCCTTTTATTGGAATAATTCGCAAGTTAACATTCGATAAAGAAGAAAGTCCAACTTTAGAAGTGAATTGGTTTTACCGACCTGCTGATTTGAATCTCTCTAAAGGGATTGTGCTGGAAGCTGCACCAAACGAAGTGTTCTACTCCTTTCACAAGGATGAGATACATGCTGCATCATTACTCCATCCTTGTAAAGTCGCATTTCTCCGTAAAGGTGTTGAACTTCCTTCAGGGATATCCGCATTTGTTTGTAGGCGAGTGTATGACATTGACAACAATTGTTTACGGTGGCTAACCGATAAGGACTACATTAAT GAACAGCAGGAAGAAGTTTACCAGCTTTTAGATAAGACAAAACTAGAAATGCATGGGGCTGTGCAGTCAGGAGGCCGTTCTCCAAAACCCTTGAATGGTCCAACGTCAACACAGTCATTGAAATCTAGTTCTGATAACATTCAAAATAGTTCTTCCTTTGGTGTACAGGGTAAgggaaaaaagagagaaagaggtGATCAGGGATCTGATTCATCAAAAAAAGAGCGATTATTTAAAGTAGAAGATGGAGATTCTGGTCACTTTAGACCGGAGAGCATGCTAAGGTCTGAGATTGCTAAAATCACTGATAATAAAGGTGGGCTTGTGGACTCTGACGGGGTTAAAAGACTTGTGCAACTCATGCAACCTGACAGTGCTGATAAAAAAATAGATTTGGCTGGGCGAATAATGCTTGTGGACGTAATATCACTCACAGAGCGGTATGACTGTCTTTGCTGGTTCGTACAGATTCGCGGTTTGCCTGTGTTAGATGAATGGCTGCAGGAGGTCCATAAGGGCAAAATTGGCGATGGTAATGTCGATAAGTCTGAAGAGTTTTTGTTAGCTTTACTTCGTGCATTAGATAATCTTCCTGTGAACCTTCATGCACTACAAACCTGTAATGTTGGAAAATCTGTTAATAATTTACGTAGCCACAAAAATTCTGAAATTCAGAGGAAAGCCAGGACTTTGGTGGACACATGGAAGAAGCGTGTTGAAGCTGAAATGAATATGACTGATACAAAAACTGGTTCGACCCGTGCTGTTTCTTGGCCTGCAAAGCCAGCACCATCAGATGTTTCTCACTCTGGAAATAGGAAAACTGGAGGATCCTCTGAGAATGTTGCAAAGAGCTCTGCTATTCAACCTTCAACATCCAAAAATTCCCAATCTAAACTTAATTCTGGAGAAGTAGCATCGAAGTTTTCTTCATCCCCTGGCTCAACCAAATCGGCGACTGCCTCAGTATGCAGCAACTCAAAAGATCAAAATGTTAAACTTGTTGTTTGTGCAACGTCAGATCTACCTCTGACACCTATCAAGGAGGAGAGGAGCAGCAGTTCTAGTCAATCTCAAAACAACAGCAGATCTTGTTCTACTGAACATGCAAAGGCTTTCGGTTCCTGCCGGGAAGATGCAAAGAGCTCCACTGCAGTGTCAATGGGTGTGAACAAAGTACCTGGTGGTGCATCCCGATCTCGGAAGTCGAGTAATGGTGTACATGGAGCTGGTGTTGCTGTAGTTCAGAAGGATCATAATTCTGTCAAGAACTCAGCAAGAAATTCACCTTCTGATAAAGTTTCCCCATCACGAATGTCCCATGAAAAACCACCAGATCAGCCCCTTACTGATCAAGGGCATAACCAGCGACTGATTCTCAGGTTGCCTAACACCGGCCGCAGTCCTTCAAGGGGAGCTAGCGGGGGTGCTTTTGAAGAAGCTGCTTTTGCATGTGGCAAAACCTCACCTCCTGCCGACAACAAGAAGGAGAACCAGGACAGGAGAGTTAAAGCTAAAATTGATTGTTTACAGACCCATGTGTCAAATGTGATAAATGATGCATCCAATGCTAATGACACTACTGGTTGTGATGAAGCTAAGGGCTCTCCGTCGGTGGGTGAGCGATGTAGGGTTAATGATGATGGTGATAAAGCAGCAGAAATACCAAAAACATGTTCTTCAACTGGATTTGTTTCCAGATCAGGGCAGACTTATGATGCTTCTTTAAGCCCCATGAATGCATTAGTTGAGAGCTGTGTGAAATTTTCAGAAGCAAGTACCTCCGTGTCCCCTGGAGATGATGGGATGAATCTGCTTGCTTCCGTGGCTGCAGGAGAAATGTCCAGATCTGAAAACGTTTCGCCTCTGCCTTCACCCGAGAGGAAGTCTCCTGCAGCTGATGAATTAAGCTCAGAAAATGATTCCAAGTTAAGACATTCTCTTGAAGGAGTTGCTCGCACTCTTGGACAGTCTGATGGTGGGGTTACTGGAGAGCATACTCGGAATACTGTGGAGCCAGTGCAATTCAAAAAGGATTCTAGGCATCCTGTGATGACAATACCGCATGATTTTTCAGATGGTGAAGCCGTTTCATCTAGCCGTCTGGAGAAAACTGGTGACAGCAAAACTCAAATAAATTTCTCTACTACAGATGCGATACAAAATGCTGAAGTTCCATGCTTACGACCAGATACCAAAGGGGAGACTTCTGAAACTGTGTTTCCAGGTAGAAAGGAGACTCATGCAGAAGTTGAAGGAGCAGAGCGTTTTCAGGAGCAGAGGGAATCAGGAGCTCAATGGGCTAAAAACTGCAGTAGTTCTAGCTCTAAATTGAAGTCGGGGACTTCCTCATttgatgatgatcagaagatttCTAACATGGTTGGCGGTATTGCAGAGCACGAAAAAATGTTGGTTTCAGAAACAGTTGCAAGTGGTAtgaatgaaaatgatcaaggtaAAAGATCCCCCGAGTTATCTTCAGGCGCAGATAGTAAGACCCAGATCGGTGCAGATAAAGTGACAGGTATTGTTATGCCTGTGCAAAAAGGCTCACCAGTTACAGATAACTGCGAGTCTATTGATATAAAAAGGGAGTCACCTTCTTCTGGTAATGCTTTGACGGTAGCCAGGGATGAAAATGATAATCGTGTGATGCCAGTTGATATTAAGCCTGATGTAAAACGAATGGATCTGGATTCAGCAGTTGCAGATGATGTTAATGAACGTTCTGAAGAGAATTTTGGTAGAAAAGAGGTTATTGGCTCTGGTTCATTAGCTCACCCAGATTTACCAATTCCTGTAAAAGAGAACGAAGATCCGAAACCATGTGATTCTAATCTTGAAAGAAAGAAATCTGTAGTTGCTGAGGAGTTGATTGCAGGCAATGCTAATCCATCCCCAATTGCTTCTACTTCTGATGCAGCTGTAAAACTGGACTTTGATTTAAATGAGGGATACCCTGTTGAGGATGTAGGCCAGGGGGATATTGTTAGACCGGAAGAACCTATCAGTTCATCTGCAGTTCATGTTCCTTGCCCATTGCCTTTTCCCATTCCTTCCCTCTCTGGGGCCTTCCATGCTTCAATTACAGTAGCTTCTGCTGCCAAAGGACCGGTTGTTCCGCCAGAAAATCCATTGCGAAGTAAGGGCGAACTTGGGTGGAAAGGGTCAGCTGCTACAAGTGCATTCCGGCCAGCTGAACCTAGGAAAAATGCTGAGATGCTATCAAATACTGTTGATATTCCATCAGTCGACACCACCTCAGTCAAACAAGACCGTGCACCCTTAGATTTTGATTTAAATGTGGCAGATGAAATCAGTTTTGAGGATGTTGCTTACCGGGGTTCCTTAGAGTCCGGTACTCATGACCGCAGCTCTGTGGGATTTGATCTTGATCTAAACAGGTTAGACGAGACTCCTGAAGCTGGATCTTTCTCTATGGGTAAAATGGATATTCCTTTACCAAGTAAACAACCTTCATTGTCCAGTGGGTTATCTAATGGTGGAAGTGTCTCCAGAGACTTCGATTTAAATAATGGACCAGGCCTTGATGAAGTTAGCACCGAAGTCCCAACTCGCACTCTGCAGATGAAAAGTACTATCCCATTTTCAAGTTCTGTTCATGGCACCAGAACAAATAATGCAGAATTTGGAAATTATTCTTCATGGTTTCCTCCGGGCAATTCGTATTCTGCAATTACTGTCCCACCAATTCTGACTGGTCGAGGGGAGCAGAGTTATGTTGGCGGTTCTGGGACACAGCGCATCATAGGTTCCACAGGTAGCACGCCTTTTAGTCCTGAAATTTACAGAGGGCCGGTGCTCTCATCCTCTCCAGCTGTTGCATATCCACCTTCTACTCCCTTTCCATATCCAGGATTTCCATTTGAAACCAATTTTCCGTTATCTTCAAATGCCTTTTCTGGTTGTTCAACACCATTTATGGATTCAACAAACGTGCCCGGACTTTGCTTTCCTACCATGCCCTCACAGCCCATTGGGCCTGGTGGCGTTGTCTCATCTACATATCCCCGTCCCTATGTTATGAGTCTTCCCGGTGGTACAAGCAATGTAATTCCCGACAGCAGAAAATGGGGTAGTCAGAGTCTGGATCTTAATTCAGGCCCTGGTGTTACAGATACCGAGCGCAGAGATGACAGATTGCCTTCAGGATTGAGACAGATGCCTGTCCCCAGTCAACAACAAGCCTTGATGGAGGATCACTTGAAGATGTTTCAGATGGCCGGTGCattaaaaagaaaagaacctgATGGTGGTTGGGATGGAACTGATCGATTCAGTTACAAACATCCCTCATGGCAATAG